The following proteins are encoded in a genomic region of Streptomyces sp. NBC_01723:
- a CDS encoding acetolactate synthase large subunit produces the protein MTEQATGAHHPQPRPRSGGQQSAPESVTGAKSLIRSLEEVGVDTVFGIPGGTILPAYDPMMDSSRVRHVLVRHEQGAGHAATGYAQATGKVGVCMATSGPGATNLVTPIADANMDSVPLVAITGQVVSKAIGTDAFQEADIVGITMPITKHSFLVTKAEDIPKTIAEAFHIASTGRPGPVLVDIPKDVLQTRTTFSWPPVTDLPGYRPVTKPHAKQIREAAKLISAAKRPVLYVGGGVLKAQATAELKVLAELTGAPVTTTLMALGAFPDSHPLHVGMPGMHGAVTAVTALQKADLIVALGARFDDRVTGKLDSFAPYAKIVHADIDPAEIGKNRAADVPIVGDAREVIADLVQAVQKEHDEGNRGDYTAWWKDLTRWRETYPLGYDQPEDGSLSPQQVIERIGQLAPEGTIFAAGVGQHQMWAAHFVQYEKPATWLNSGGAGTMGYAVPAAMGAKAGMPGNAVWAIDGDGCFQMTNQELTTCALNNIPIKVAVINNGALGMVRQWQTLFYNQRYSNTVLHSGPEDVNPDARGTRVPDFVKLSEAMGCHAIRCEDPADLDKVIEEANSINDRPVVVDFIVHEDAMVWPMVAAGTSNDEIMAARDVRPDFGDNEDD, from the coding sequence ATGACCGAGCAGGCCACCGGGGCCCATCACCCGCAGCCGCGGCCCCGTTCCGGAGGACAGCAGTCCGCCCCCGAGTCCGTGACGGGTGCGAAGTCCCTCATCCGCTCGCTTGAGGAGGTCGGGGTCGACACCGTATTCGGCATTCCCGGCGGCACGATCCTTCCCGCCTACGACCCGATGATGGACTCCAGCCGGGTGCGCCACGTGCTCGTCCGTCACGAGCAGGGCGCGGGCCACGCGGCCACCGGCTACGCGCAGGCCACAGGCAAGGTCGGCGTCTGCATGGCGACCTCCGGTCCCGGTGCCACCAACCTGGTGACGCCGATCGCGGACGCCAACATGGACTCGGTGCCGCTGGTCGCGATCACCGGCCAGGTCGTCTCCAAGGCGATCGGCACGGACGCCTTCCAGGAGGCGGACATCGTCGGCATCACGATGCCGATCACCAAGCACAGCTTCCTGGTCACCAAGGCCGAGGACATCCCGAAGACGATCGCCGAGGCGTTCCACATCGCCTCGACCGGCCGTCCGGGGCCGGTCCTCGTCGACATCCCGAAGGACGTGCTGCAGACGCGGACGACCTTCTCCTGGCCGCCGGTCACGGACCTGCCCGGCTACCGCCCGGTCACCAAGCCGCACGCCAAGCAGATCCGCGAGGCCGCCAAGCTCATCTCGGCCGCGAAGCGCCCCGTGCTCTACGTCGGCGGCGGCGTGCTCAAGGCGCAGGCCACCGCCGAGCTGAAGGTCCTCGCCGAACTCACCGGAGCGCCCGTCACCACCACCCTGATGGCGCTCGGCGCGTTCCCCGACAGCCACCCGCTGCACGTGGGAATGCCGGGCATGCACGGTGCGGTCACCGCCGTCACCGCGCTGCAGAAGGCCGACCTGATCGTCGCCCTCGGAGCCCGCTTCGACGACCGCGTCACCGGCAAGCTGGACAGCTTCGCCCCGTACGCCAAGATCGTCCACGCCGACATCGACCCGGCCGAGATCGGCAAGAACCGCGCCGCCGACGTCCCGATCGTCGGCGACGCCCGCGAGGTCATCGCCGACCTCGTGCAGGCCGTCCAGAAGGAGCACGACGAGGGCAACCGGGGCGACTACACCGCCTGGTGGAAGGACCTGACCCGCTGGCGCGAGACCTACCCCCTCGGTTACGACCAGCCCGAGGACGGCTCGCTCTCCCCGCAGCAGGTCATCGAGCGCATCGGGCAGCTGGCGCCCGAGGGCACGATCTTCGCGGCCGGCGTCGGCCAGCACCAGATGTGGGCCGCGCACTTCGTCCAGTACGAGAAGCCCGCCACCTGGCTGAACTCCGGCGGCGCCGGAACCATGGGCTACGCGGTCCCGGCCGCCATGGGCGCCAAGGCCGGCATGCCCGGCAACGCGGTCTGGGCGATCGACGGCGACGGCTGCTTCCAGATGACCAACCAGGAACTGACCACCTGCGCCCTGAACAACATCCCGATCAAGGTCGCGGTCATCAACAACGGCGCCCTCGGGATGGTCCGCCAGTGGCAGACCCTGTTCTACAACCAGCGGTACTCCAACACCGTGCTCCACTCCGGCCCCGAGGACGTCAACCCGGACGCCCGCGGCACCCGCGTCCCCGACTTCGTGAAGCTGTCGGAGGCCATGGGCTGCCACGCCATCCGCTGCGAGGACCCCGCCGACCTCGACAAGGTCATCGAGGAGGCGAACTCCATCAACGACCGGCCCGTCGTCGTGGACTTCATCGTCCACGAGGACGCGATGGTCTGGCCGATGGTCGCCGCCGGCACCTCCAACGACGAGATCATGGCCGCCCGGGACGTCCGCCCGGACTTCGGCGACAACGAAGACGACTGA
- the ilvN gene encoding acetolactate synthase small subunit: MSKHTLSVLVENTPGVLARITALFSRRGFNIDSLAVGVTEHADISRITIVVSVEDFPLEQVTKQLNKLVNVLKIVELEPAQAVQRELVLVKVRSDNETRSQIVEIVQLFRAKTVDVSPEAVTIEATGSSDKLSAMLRMLEPYGIKELVQSGTIAIGRGARSITDRSLRALDRSA, translated from the coding sequence ATGTCCAAGCACACGCTCTCCGTCCTGGTGGAGAACACCCCCGGCGTCCTCGCCCGGATCACCGCCCTCTTCTCCCGCCGCGGCTTCAACATCGACTCGCTCGCCGTCGGCGTCACCGAGCACGCCGACATCTCCCGCATCACCATCGTGGTGAGCGTCGAGGACTTCCCGCTGGAGCAGGTGACGAAGCAGCTCAACAAGCTCGTCAACGTGCTCAAGATCGTCGAGCTGGAGCCCGCCCAGGCCGTCCAGCGTGAACTCGTTCTGGTGAAGGTGCGCTCCGACAACGAGACGCGCTCCCAGATCGTCGAGATCGTCCAGCTGTTCCGCGCCAAGACCGTCGACGTCTCCCCGGAGGCCGTCACCATCGAGGCCACCGGCAGCAGCGACAAGCTGTCCGCCATGCTCAGGATGCTGGAACCGTACGGCATCAAGGAACTCGTCCAGTCCGGCACGATCGCCATCGGCCGCGGCGCCCGTTCGATCACGGACCGCTCGCTGCGCGCACTCGACCGGTCCGCATAA
- the ilvC gene encoding ketol-acid reductoisomerase, whose translation MAELFYDADADLSIIQGRKVAVIGYGSQGHAHALSLRDSGVDVRVGLHEGSKSKAKAEEQGLRVVSPSEAAAEGDVIMILVPDPIQAEVYEKHIKDNLKDGDALFFGHGLNIRYGFIKPPAGVDVCMVAPKGPGHLVRRQYEEGRGVPCIAAVEQDASGNAFALALSYAKGIGGTRAGVIKTTFTEETETDLFGEQAVLCGGTAALVKAGFETLTEAGYQPEIAYFECLHELKLIVDLMYEGGLEKMRWSISETAEWGDYVTGPRIITDATKAEMKKVLAEIQDGTFARQWMDEYHGGLKKYNEYKKQDSEHLLETTGKELRKLMSWVDEEA comes from the coding sequence GTGGCCGAGCTGTTCTACGACGCCGACGCCGACCTGTCCATCATCCAGGGCCGCAAGGTCGCGGTCATCGGGTACGGCAGCCAGGGCCACGCCCACGCCCTGTCGCTGCGCGACTCCGGCGTCGACGTGCGCGTCGGTCTGCACGAGGGCTCGAAGTCCAAGGCCAAGGCCGAGGAGCAGGGCCTGCGCGTGGTGAGCCCGTCCGAGGCCGCCGCCGAGGGCGACGTCATCATGATCCTCGTCCCGGACCCCATCCAGGCCGAGGTCTACGAGAAGCACATCAAGGACAACCTTAAGGACGGCGACGCGCTGTTCTTCGGTCACGGCCTCAACATCCGCTACGGCTTCATCAAGCCCCCGGCCGGCGTGGACGTCTGCATGGTCGCCCCCAAGGGCCCGGGCCACCTGGTGCGCCGTCAGTACGAGGAGGGCCGCGGCGTTCCCTGCATCGCCGCCGTCGAGCAGGACGCCTCCGGCAACGCCTTCGCGCTGGCCCTGTCGTACGCGAAGGGCATCGGCGGCACCCGCGCCGGCGTCATCAAGACGACGTTCACCGAGGAGACCGAGACCGACCTCTTCGGCGAGCAGGCCGTCCTCTGCGGTGGCACGGCCGCGCTGGTCAAGGCGGGCTTCGAGACCCTGACCGAGGCCGGCTACCAGCCGGAGATCGCCTACTTCGAGTGCCTGCACGAGCTGAAGCTGATCGTGGACCTCATGTACGAGGGCGGCCTGGAGAAGATGCGCTGGTCGATCTCCGAGACCGCCGAGTGGGGCGACTACGTCACCGGCCCGCGGATCATCACCGACGCCACCAAGGCCGAGATGAAGAAGGTTCTCGCCGAGATCCAGGACGGCACCTTCGCCCGGCAGTGGATGGACGAGTACCACGGCGGTCTGAAGAAGTACAACGAGTACAAGAAGCAGGACTCCGAGCACCTGCTGGAGACCACCGGCAAGGAGCTGCGCAAGCTCATGAGCTGGGTCGACGAAGAGGCGTAG
- the serA gene encoding phosphoglycerate dehydrogenase, whose translation MSSKPVVLIAEELSPATVDALGPDFEIRQCNGADRAELLPAIADVDAILVRSATKVDAEAIAAAKKLKVVARAGVGLDNVDVSAATKAGVMVVNAPTSNIVTAAELACGLIVATARNIPQANAALKNGEWKRSKYTGVELAEKTLGVVGLGRIGALVAQRMSAFGMKVVAYDPYVQPARAAQMGVKVLSLDELLEVSDFITVHLPKTPETLGLIGDEALRRVKPSVRIVNAARGGIVDEAALYSALKEGRVAGAGLDVYAKEPCTDSPLFEFDQVVATPHLGASTDEAQEKAGIAVAKSVRLALAGELVPDAVNVQGGVIAEDVKPGLPLAERLGRIFTALAGEVAVRLDVEVYGEITQHDVKVLELSALKGVFEDVVDETVSYVNAPLFAQERGVEVRLTTSSESPEHRNVVTVRGTLADGEEVSVSGTLAGPKHLQKIVAVGEYDVDLALADHMVVLRYEDRPGVVGTVGRVIGEAGINIAGMQVARATVGGEALAVLTVDDTVPSGVLAEVAAEIGATSARSVNLV comes from the coding sequence GTGAGCTCGAAACCTGTCGTACTCATCGCCGAAGAGCTGTCGCCCGCGACCGTGGACGCGCTCGGCCCCGACTTCGAGATCCGCCAGTGCAACGGCGCGGACCGGGCCGAACTGCTCCCCGCCATCGCCGACGTGGACGCGATCCTGGTCCGCTCCGCCACCAAGGTCGACGCCGAGGCCATCGCCGCCGCCAAGAAGCTGAAGGTCGTCGCCCGGGCCGGGGTCGGCCTGGACAACGTCGACGTCTCCGCCGCCACCAAGGCCGGCGTGATGGTCGTCAACGCGCCGACGTCCAACATCGTGACCGCCGCCGAGCTGGCCTGCGGCCTGATCGTCGCCACCGCCCGCAACATCCCGCAGGCCAACGCCGCGCTGAAGAACGGCGAGTGGAAGCGCAGCAAGTACACCGGCGTCGAACTGGCCGAGAAGACCCTCGGTGTCGTCGGCCTCGGCCGCATCGGCGCCCTCGTCGCGCAGCGCATGTCGGCCTTCGGCATGAAGGTCGTCGCCTACGACCCCTACGTGCAGCCCGCGCGGGCCGCGCAGATGGGCGTCAAGGTGCTGTCGCTGGACGAGCTGCTCGAGGTCTCCGACTTCATCACCGTCCACCTGCCCAAGACCCCCGAGACCCTCGGCCTGATCGGCGACGAGGCGCTGCGCAGGGTCAAGCCGAGCGTCCGCATCGTCAACGCCGCGCGTGGCGGCATCGTCGACGAGGCGGCGCTGTACTCGGCGCTCAAGGAGGGCCGCGTCGCGGGCGCCGGCCTGGACGTGTACGCCAAGGAGCCGTGCACGGACTCGCCGCTGTTCGAGTTCGACCAGGTCGTCGCCACCCCGCACCTCGGCGCCTCCACCGACGAGGCCCAGGAGAAGGCCGGCATCGCGGTCGCCAAGTCGGTGCGGCTCGCCCTCGCCGGTGAGCTGGTCCCGGACGCGGTCAACGTCCAGGGCGGAGTGATCGCCGAGGACGTCAAGCCGGGTCTGCCGCTCGCCGAGCGCCTCGGCCGGATCTTCACCGCGCTCGCCGGCGAGGTCGCCGTCCGCCTCGACGTCGAGGTCTACGGCGAGATCACCCAGCACGACGTGAAGGTGCTGGAGCTCTCCGCCCTCAAGGGTGTCTTCGAGGACGTCGTCGACGAGACGGTGTCCTACGTCAACGCCCCGCTGTTCGCCCAGGAGCGCGGCGTCGAGGTCCGGCTGACCACCAGTTCGGAGTCCCCGGAGCACCGCAACGTCGTCACGGTGCGCGGCACCCTCGCGGACGGCGAGGAGGTGTCGGTCTCCGGCACGCTGGCCGGCCCGAAGCACCTCCAGAAGATCGTCGCCGTCGGTGAGTACGACGTCGACCTCGCCCTCGCCGACCACATGGTCGTCCTGCGCTACGAGGACCGTCCCGGCGTCGTCGGCACCGTCGGCCGCGTCATCGGCGAGGCCGGCATCAACATCGCCGGCATGCAGGTCGCCCGTGCGACGGTCGGCGGCGAGGCGCTGGCCGTGCTGACCGTCGACGACACGGTGCCCTCCGGGGTGCTGGCGGAGGTCGCGGCGGAGATCGGCGCGACGTCGGCCCGGTCGGTGAACCTGGTCTGA
- a CDS encoding MFS transporter, with protein MTPNPTRAGRREWTALTVLMLPLLLVSMDVSVLYFAIPEISADLAPSGTQQLWIFDIYGFVLAGLLMTMGALGDRIGRRRLLLVGAVAFGAASLLAAYAHTAETLIAARAVLGIGGATLMPSTMALVRTMFTDPSQRAKAIGLWSGVMTAGIALGSVMSGVLVEHFWWGSVFLVNLPAMALLLILGPLLLPESRNPSPGRFDLLSVPLSMAAVLPVVYGLKELPSEGWNVRYVVSITVGLLFAALFVHRQRTSASPMISPALFRGHGFTPALVLNTVSAFGMMGSAYFSTQYLQSVLGKSALEAALWSLLPSVLIGVAAPVAAQLVQRGVERAYVVTAGFGTGAVGYVLMALAGTGSLWLVLTACGVLAAGIVVVMSQLTDLALSSAPVERAGSASSLLETGTEFGGALGMAALGSIGTALYRHGMPSDAPAPAQETLGGALAVAAELPGRAGDVLATAAREAFADGMRGAALAGALVLLAAAGLAAMGLRHIRVRPEAPTENAEQADRLSPSGA; from the coding sequence ATGACACCGAACCCGACCCGGGCCGGCCGCCGCGAGTGGACCGCCCTGACCGTGCTGATGCTTCCGCTGCTCCTGGTCTCGATGGACGTCTCGGTCCTCTACTTCGCGATCCCCGAGATCAGCGCGGACCTGGCCCCGAGCGGCACCCAGCAGCTGTGGATCTTCGACATCTACGGCTTCGTGCTGGCCGGGCTGCTGATGACCATGGGCGCGCTGGGCGATCGCATCGGCCGGCGCAGGCTGCTCCTCGTGGGTGCGGTTGCCTTCGGTGCCGCCTCCCTGCTCGCGGCCTACGCGCACACCGCCGAGACGCTGATCGCGGCCCGCGCGGTCCTCGGCATCGGCGGCGCCACCCTGATGCCGTCGACGATGGCGCTGGTCCGCACGATGTTCACCGACCCCTCCCAGCGGGCGAAGGCGATCGGGCTGTGGTCCGGGGTGATGACGGCCGGGATCGCGCTCGGCTCGGTCATGAGCGGCGTCCTCGTCGAGCACTTCTGGTGGGGGTCGGTCTTCCTGGTCAACCTGCCGGCGATGGCCCTGCTGCTGATCCTCGGCCCGCTGCTGCTCCCCGAGTCCCGCAACCCCTCCCCCGGCCGCTTCGACCTGCTGAGCGTCCCGCTGTCGATGGCGGCCGTGCTGCCCGTCGTCTACGGCCTGAAGGAACTGCCCTCCGAGGGCTGGAACGTCCGCTACGTCGTCTCGATCACCGTCGGTCTGCTGTTCGCGGCGCTGTTCGTGCACCGTCAGCGCACGTCGGCCTCGCCGATGATCTCGCCGGCCCTCTTCCGCGGCCACGGCTTCACCCCGGCGCTCGTCCTCAACACCGTGTCGGCCTTCGGGATGATGGGCTCCGCGTACTTCTCCACGCAGTACCTTCAGTCGGTCCTGGGCAAGAGCGCGCTGGAGGCCGCACTGTGGAGCCTGCTGCCGTCGGTGCTCATCGGCGTCGCCGCACCGGTCGCCGCCCAGCTGGTCCAGCGCGGTGTCGAGCGCGCGTACGTCGTGACGGCCGGCTTCGGCACGGGGGCGGTCGGTTACGTGCTGATGGCCCTGGCCGGTACCGGCTCGCTGTGGCTGGTGCTGACCGCGTGCGGGGTACTGGCCGCCGGCATCGTCGTCGTGATGTCCCAGCTCACCGACCTGGCGCTGAGTTCGGCCCCGGTCGAGAGGGCGGGCTCGGCCTCCTCACTGCTGGAGACCGGCACGGAGTTCGGCGGCGCGCTGGGGATGGCCGCCCTCGGCTCCATCGGTACCGCGCTCTACCGCCACGGCATGCCGTCGGACGCACCCGCTCCGGCCCAGGAGACCCTCGGCGGCGCGCTGGCCGTCGCCGCCGAACTGCCCGGGCGCGCGGGAGACGTCCTGGCGACGGCGGCACGCGAGGCGTTCGCCGACGGCATGCGGGGCGCCGCGCTCGCGGGGGCGCTGGTGCTCCTGGCGGCCGCGGGGCTGGCGGCGATGGGTCTGCGGCACATCAGGGTGCGTCCGGAAGCGCCCACGGAAAACGCCGAACAGGCTGACCGACTCAGCCCGTCCGGCGCTTGA
- a CDS encoding TetR/AcrR family transcriptional regulator: MGHREDLLEGAKRCLLDKGFVRTTARDIVRESGTNLASIGYHYGSKDALLAQAYVALVEGMGDAFEGDGTLDEARPGSLERFERVWSNIIATMKEPGSLWRLSMEIVAFGDRLPEVRAHLAAAQREAGRGLIPLLMGGREEDVTDDTADTLGMFYVTLMTGLIAQWTFDPESAPDGAALAAGLRRVMEAATDAAP; the protein is encoded by the coding sequence ATGGGACACCGTGAGGATCTGCTCGAGGGCGCCAAGCGCTGCCTGCTCGACAAGGGCTTCGTGCGCACGACCGCACGCGACATCGTGCGGGAGTCGGGTACCAACCTGGCCTCCATCGGCTACCACTACGGGTCGAAGGACGCGCTGCTCGCGCAGGCCTACGTCGCGCTGGTGGAGGGCATGGGCGACGCCTTCGAGGGGGACGGAACCCTGGACGAGGCACGGCCCGGCTCCCTGGAGCGGTTCGAGCGGGTGTGGTCGAACATCATCGCCACCATGAAGGAGCCCGGCTCGCTGTGGCGGCTCAGCATGGAGATCGTCGCCTTCGGTGACCGGCTCCCCGAGGTCCGCGCCCATCTGGCGGCGGCCCAGCGCGAGGCCGGACGCGGTCTGATCCCGCTGCTGATGGGCGGCCGGGAGGAGGACGTGACCGACGACACGGCGGACACCCTCGGCATGTTCTACGTGACCCTGATGACGGGCCTCATCGCCCAGTGGACGTTCGACCCGGAGTCGGCGCCCGACGGCGCGGCGCTCGCCGCCGGCCTGCGCCGGGTGATGGAGGCCGCTACAGACGCCGCGCCTTGA
- a CDS encoding PucR family transcriptional regulator, giving the protein MRQNARVTTDSKGDYQELVDEISELLGAPATLENRDFELIAFGAYDSEGDLDPSALDPVRTRSILTRRSTAAVRAWFEGFGITRATGPVRIPPTPEAGVYRGRTCLPVRHRGVVLGYVWLLDTDPGPTERQLTAAMAVTARIGALLADEAQHGADLSRELRAVLTAERDWQRDMAVAELRTALGARADALHAVVCVAPWPSADPEDAPSVRTVPAATALCTVPWGTAGESLALLVRLRSADVLTPATSAAGRLLERARGGGLAAGVSAPRSGLAELGAAWWEASAAARAARAESRFGPVAEWTSIGAFRLLTALPARSAHDPALRVLLSPAHRELVRTAETYLDRAGQAGRAAAELGIHRQTLYYRLSRVEQLTGLDLDDGEDRLLLHMALKARRL; this is encoded by the coding sequence ATGCGGCAGAATGCCCGGGTGACGACGGATTCCAAGGGTGACTACCAGGAGCTGGTCGACGAGATCTCCGAGCTGCTGGGCGCCCCGGCGACCCTGGAGAACCGCGACTTCGAGCTGATCGCCTTCGGTGCCTACGACAGCGAGGGCGACCTCGACCCCTCCGCCCTGGACCCGGTGCGCACCCGCTCGATCCTCACCCGGCGTTCCACCGCGGCCGTCCGGGCCTGGTTCGAGGGCTTCGGCATCACCCGCGCCACCGGCCCGGTCCGCATCCCGCCGACCCCGGAGGCGGGGGTGTACCGGGGGCGCACCTGTCTGCCGGTACGCCATCGGGGCGTGGTCCTCGGCTATGTGTGGCTCCTGGACACCGACCCCGGTCCGACGGAGCGGCAGCTGACCGCGGCCATGGCGGTGACCGCCCGGATCGGCGCGCTGCTCGCGGACGAGGCGCAGCACGGCGCGGACCTGAGCCGGGAGCTGCGGGCGGTGCTGACCGCGGAGCGGGACTGGCAGCGGGACATGGCGGTGGCGGAGCTGCGCACCGCGCTGGGTGCCCGCGCGGACGCCCTGCACGCGGTGGTCTGCGTGGCGCCCTGGCCGTCGGCCGATCCCGAGGACGCGCCCTCGGTCCGCACGGTGCCGGCGGCGACGGCGCTGTGCACGGTGCCGTGGGGCACCGCGGGCGAGTCGCTGGCCCTGCTGGTGCGGCTGCGCTCGGCGGACGTGCTGACCCCGGCGACCTCGGCGGCGGGCCGGCTCCTCGAACGGGCCCGTGGCGGCGGGCTCGCGGCCGGGGTCTCCGCGCCGCGCTCCGGACTGGCGGAGCTGGGGGCGGCCTGGTGGGAGGCGTCGGCGGCGGCGCGGGCGGCACGCGCGGAGTCCCGCTTCGGTCCGGTCGCGGAGTGGACGTCCATCGGGGCGTTCCGCCTGCTGACCGCGCTGCCCGCGCGGTCCGCGCACGACCCCGCCCTACGGGTCCTGCTCTCCCCCGCCCACCGGGAGCTGGTCCGCACCGCCGAGACCTACCTCGACCGCGCGGGCCAGGCCGGCCGCGCCGCCGCCGAGCTGGGCATCCACCGCCAGACCCTGTACTACCGCCTCTCCCGCGTCGAACAGCTCACCGGCCTGGACCTGGACGACGGGGAGGACCGGCTGCTGCTGCACATGGCGCTCAAGGCGCGGCGTCTGTAG
- a CDS encoding proline dehydrogenase family protein, translating to MLGPVILAASRSDRMRRLVSAAPVTKPVVDRFIPGETVDEIVPIIRDLTDRGLELTMDVVGEDITTPEQAEAARDAYLELIDRLKPLDLGTRAEMSVKLSMFGQALDGGHELALKNVRPVVEAAAEIGTTVTLDAEDHTTLDSMFAIHDELRKDVPQTGCVIQAYLFRTEADARRLADSGSRVRLVKGAYKEPAEVAYQQRHEIDKAYVRILRTLMEGEGYPMIGSHDPRLISIAQELARTAGRKLDEYEFQMLYGIRGDEHLRLAAEGHRMRVYTAYGTDWYGYFMRRLAEKPANLRFFARSMVSKG from the coding sequence GTGCTGGGTCCCGTGATTCTCGCCGCGTCGCGCAGCGACCGGATGCGCCGGCTGGTGTCGGCCGCGCCCGTGACCAAGCCGGTCGTCGACCGGTTCATCCCCGGCGAGACGGTCGACGAGATCGTGCCGATCATCCGGGACCTGACCGACCGGGGCCTGGAACTGACGATGGACGTCGTCGGCGAGGACATCACGACCCCCGAGCAGGCCGAGGCCGCCCGCGACGCCTACCTGGAGCTGATCGACCGGCTGAAGCCGCTGGACCTCGGCACCCGCGCCGAGATGTCGGTCAAGCTGTCGATGTTCGGCCAGGCGCTGGACGGCGGCCACGAGCTGGCCCTGAAGAACGTCCGCCCGGTCGTCGAGGCCGCCGCCGAGATCGGCACCACCGTCACCCTCGACGCCGAGGACCACACCACCCTCGACTCGATGTTCGCCATCCACGACGAGCTGCGGAAGGACGTCCCGCAGACGGGCTGCGTCATCCAGGCCTACCTCTTCCGCACCGAGGCCGACGCGCGCCGCCTCGCCGACAGCGGCTCTCGCGTACGGTTGGTGAAGGGCGCCTACAAGGAGCCCGCAGAGGTCGCGTACCAGCAGCGCCACGAGATCGACAAGGCGTACGTCCGCATCCTGCGCACCCTGATGGAGGGCGAGGGCTACCCGATGATCGGGTCGCACGACCCGCGCCTGATCTCCATCGCCCAGGAGCTGGCCCGCACCGCCGGGCGCAAGCTCGACGAGTACGAGTTCCAGATGCTGTACGGCATCCGCGGCGACGAGCACCTGCGGCTGGCCGCCGAGGGCCACCGCATGCGCGTCTACACCGCCTACGGCACCGACTGGTACGGCTACTTCATGCGCCGTCTGGCGGAGAAGCCGGCGAACCTCCGGTTCTTCGCCCGCTCGATGGTCAGCAAGGGCTGA